One Thiocapsa bogorovii DNA segment encodes these proteins:
- a CDS encoding RNA recognition motif domain-containing protein: protein MNIYVGNLAYGVTQDELKTAFSAYGEISSVNLITDKFTGESKGFGFVEMPNNSEADAAIKGLNETPLKGRNLKVNQAKPRGERPSRGPRW from the coding sequence ATGAATATTTACGTTGGCAACCTGGCCTACGGCGTGACCCAAGACGAGCTGAAGACCGCATTCTCCGCTTATGGCGAGATCTCGAGCGTGAACTTGATCACCGACAAGTTCACTGGTGAGTCCAAAGGCTTTGGCTTCGTCGAGATGCCGAACAACTCCGAGGCCGATGCCGCCATCAAGGGGCTGAACGAGACGCCGCTTAAAGGCCGGAACCTGAAGGTCAACCAAGCCAAGCCGCGCGGTGAGCGCCCCTCACGCGGGCCGCGCTGGTAA
- a CDS encoding DEAD/DEAH box helicase: protein MSFDSLGLQADLLRAVATQRYARPTPIQLQAIPEILAGHDLLAGAQTGTGKTAAFVLPLLQRLSEKGHPQRHPRALILTPTRELAAQVGERVHAYGLHLPLRSAIVFGGVGMQPQINQLQRGVDVLIATPGRLLDHAGRRTVDLSRVEMLVLDEADRMLDMGFIHDIRRIIQFLPERRQNLLFSATYSDDIRRLADGLLKRPKFIEVARRNTAAETVTQAAHPVDKARKRDLLAHLFRREEWHQVLVFTRTKAGANRLVEHLGREGITAAAIHGNKSQSARTRALDDFKRGSVRALVATDIAARGLDIVDLPQVVNFELPNVAEDYVHRIGRTGRAGAGGKALSLVSHDERGLLQGIQRLLRKEIALDPVVGFEPSLIPPESEPDRSLGGRRDSRGQNRPARKPLTAAASAAGKRPWRGGDRRGRGATP from the coding sequence ATGTCATTCGATTCACTCGGCCTTCAGGCCGACTTGCTGCGTGCCGTAGCAACGCAGCGTTACGCCCGCCCGACCCCGATTCAACTGCAGGCAATACCGGAAATTCTGGCCGGTCATGACCTACTTGCCGGGGCTCAAACCGGAACAGGGAAGACTGCGGCCTTCGTGCTGCCTCTCCTGCAGCGTCTCTCCGAGAAGGGGCACCCGCAACGTCACCCGCGTGCACTCATCCTGACGCCGACGCGCGAGCTGGCGGCCCAGGTCGGGGAGCGTGTGCACGCCTACGGCCTGCACTTGCCTTTGCGATCGGCCATCGTCTTCGGTGGTGTCGGTATGCAACCGCAGATCAATCAGCTGCAGCGGGGTGTCGACGTCTTGATCGCAACACCGGGCCGCCTGCTCGATCACGCCGGCCGACGCACCGTCGACCTGTCGCGCGTCGAGATGCTCGTGCTGGACGAAGCCGATCGCATGCTGGACATGGGCTTCATCCACGACATCCGGCGCATCATCCAGTTCCTCCCCGAGCGGCGCCAGAATCTATTGTTTTCGGCGACCTATTCCGACGATATCAGACGGCTGGCCGACGGGCTTCTCAAGCGCCCGAAGTTCATCGAGGTCGCACGCCGCAACACGGCGGCCGAAACGGTCACTCAGGCGGCTCATCCCGTGGACAAGGCCCGCAAGCGCGATCTGCTCGCGCACCTCTTCCGTCGCGAGGAGTGGCACCAGGTGCTGGTCTTCACGCGAACCAAGGCCGGCGCCAATCGGCTGGTGGAGCACCTCGGGCGAGAGGGCATCACCGCCGCGGCCATCCACGGCAACAAGAGCCAGTCGGCTCGAACGCGCGCCTTGGACGATTTCAAGCGCGGCAGCGTTCGAGCGCTGGTGGCGACGGATATCGCCGCGCGGGGATTGGATATCGTCGATCTGCCCCAAGTGGTGAACTTCGAGTTGCCCAACGTCGCCGAAGATTATGTGCATCGCATCGGGCGGACCGGTCGAGCGGGCGCAGGCGGAAAGGCGCTGTCCTTGGTCAGTCATGACGAACGCGGTTTGCTTCAAGGAATTCAGCGTCTCCTGCGTAAGGAGATCGCGCTGGATCCCGTGGTCGGTTTCGAGCCGTCTCTGATTCCTCCCGAGTCCGAGCCCGATCGCAGCCTGGGCGGTCGCCGCGACTCGCGAGGCCAGAACCGGCCGGCACGCAAGCCGCTAACGGCCGCCGCTTCAGCGGCCGGGAAACGTCCCTGGCGTGGGGGCGACCGCCGCGGGCGCGGCGCAACGCCGTAG
- a CDS encoding H-NS histone family protein: protein MEYANLSVDEIQQQLAEIESSKAELKRALEVRRQEAKSEVAQQIKGLIAQYGYELEDILPLVESKRRRAGASVRRASTGGRQYTRYVDPENSDNVYVRGVLPGWMKQKMAEQGYDPSSKADREAFKSSYLQAVDA, encoded by the coding sequence GTGGAGTACGCTAACCTTAGCGTCGACGAGATTCAGCAGCAGCTTGCCGAAATCGAAAGCAGCAAGGCCGAGCTGAAGCGCGCACTGGAAGTGCGCCGTCAAGAAGCGAAATCGGAAGTCGCTCAACAGATCAAGGGCCTGATCGCCCAATACGGCTACGAATTGGAAGACATTCTGCCTCTTGTGGAATCCAAGCGCCGGCGTGCAGGCGCGTCGGTCCGGCGCGCCTCTACTGGGGGGCGGCAGTATACGCGATATGTCGATCCGGAGAATTCGGACAACGTCTATGTGCGCGGCGTGCTTCCCGGCTGGATGAAGCAGAAAATGGCGGAGCAGGGCTATGACCCTTCTTCGAAGGCCGATCGCGAAGCCTTCAAATCCAGCTATCTCCAAGCGGTCGACGCCTAA
- a CDS encoding IS701 family transposase, translating into MFPLPASIVSVLQPFACLFTAPTLAHLHVLLTGTLLAQGPRTVTAALRAMGLSAERRFERYHRVLNRARWSSRQGARILLGLLLGMLPAQVPIVVAVDETLERRKGARIRAKGMYRDAVRSSRGKVVTCLGLEWICMALLVPVPWSTRPWALPFLTRLAPSKRADEAAARHHRTVVELTIGMVWLVSRWLQQRRWILLGDGSYSCIQLGWEVLAAQATLITRLRLDARLFAFPEPVPAGRRGPKPKKGGVLAKLATREEAAHTRGEEVAIQWYGQPKTLRLLSEVCLWHTAGWPPLPIRWVLVVDPEGRLPTQAFFTTDLNMAPARVVELFVQRWSLEVTFEEVRRHLGVETQRQWNDLAIARTTPMLMALFSLVCLMVYRWRERWDALPRSTAWYLKSHATFSDCLALVRRTIWAEENYAYSRSEGEMVLISSKRLDRLLEQLAATA; encoded by the coding sequence ATGTTCCCTCTGCCAGCCTCGATTGTATCTGTTCTGCAGCCCTTTGCCTGCCTGTTCACCGCGCCGACCCTGGCGCATCTGCACGTCTTGCTCACGGGAACGCTGCTGGCGCAAGGACCACGCACGGTGACGGCGGCACTGCGGGCGATGGGGCTGAGCGCGGAGCGGCGCTTCGAGCGTTACCACCGGGTGCTGAATCGGGCGCGTTGGTCGTCGCGCCAAGGGGCGCGGATTCTGCTGGGGTTGTTGCTCGGGATGTTGCCGGCGCAGGTGCCGATCGTGGTGGCGGTCGACGAGACGCTGGAACGGCGCAAGGGCGCGCGCATTCGAGCGAAGGGGATGTATCGCGATGCGGTGCGCTCCTCGCGCGGCAAGGTGGTGACCTGTTTGGGGCTGGAGTGGATCTGCATGGCGTTGTTGGTGCCCGTGCCGTGGAGCACGCGGCCTTGGGCGCTGCCCTTTCTCACCCGCTTGGCGCCGTCGAAACGGGCCGACGAGGCGGCCGCGCGGCACCATCGCACGGTCGTGGAGCTCACCATCGGGATGGTCTGGCTGGTCTCGCGCTGGCTGCAGCAACGCCGCTGGATCCTGCTCGGCGACGGCAGCTACTCCTGCATCCAGCTGGGGTGGGAAGTGCTGGCTGCGCAAGCGACCCTGATCACGCGCCTGCGCCTGGATGCACGCCTGTTCGCCTTTCCCGAGCCGGTGCCCGCCGGGCGGCGCGGCCCCAAGCCGAAGAAAGGCGGCGTACTGGCCAAGCTCGCCACACGCGAGGAAGCGGCGCACACCCGAGGCGAGGAGGTCGCGATTCAATGGTACGGACAGCCCAAAACGCTGCGCCTGCTCAGCGAGGTGTGTCTGTGGCACACCGCGGGATGGCCGCCGTTGCCGATTCGCTGGGTGCTCGTGGTCGATCCCGAGGGCCGGCTGCCGACGCAAGCCTTCTTCACCACCGACCTGAACATGGCGCCGGCCCGCGTCGTGGAGCTGTTCGTCCAGCGCTGGTCGCTCGAGGTCACCTTCGAGGAAGTCCGTCGCCACCTCGGCGTCGAGACCCAGCGCCAGTGGAACGACCTGGCGATCGCACGCACCACGCCGATGCTGATGGCGCTGTTCTCGCTCGTCTGTCTCATGGTCTACCGGTGGCGCGAGCGCTGGGACGCCCTGCCGCGCTCCACGGCCTGGTATCTGAAGTCCCACGCCACCTTCTCCGATTGCCTGGCCCTGGTGCGGCGCACCATCTGGGCCGAGGAGAATTACGCCTACTCACGGTCCGAGGGGGAGATGGTCCTAATTTCGTCCAAGCGACTCGATCGCCTGCTGGAACAGCTCGCGGCGACCGCCTAG
- the queA gene encoding tRNA preQ1(34) S-adenosylmethionine ribosyltransferase-isomerase QueA — protein sequence MRLRDFHYDLPADLIAQRPLPDRGASRLLALDPLREGCRDLFFRDLPRLLRPGDLLVFNNTRVMRARLLGHKDTGGRVEILIERVLGAREALAQVRASKSLKPGRWIDLGAGVRLLVRRREGDLYRLGLTEGSFADLMSAQGHIPLPPYIQRPDDASDDARYQTVYARHSGAVAAPTAGLHFDEAMLARLREMGVAFAEVTLHVGAGTFQPVRVDDLDRHEMHAEWIDVNEEVCRQVHSTRAGGGRIVAVGTTSVRSLESAAAEGELRPFRGDSRLFIRPGYRFRVVDAMITNFHLPESTLLMLVSAFSGYRPVMDAYRHAVEARYRFFSYGDAMFLSRNAEDTAQEDAMLDQSSSR from the coding sequence ATGCGCCTTCGTGATTTTCACTACGACCTGCCCGCCGACTTGATTGCCCAGCGCCCGCTGCCCGATCGCGGTGCATCGCGGTTGCTTGCGCTCGATCCCTTGCGCGAGGGGTGTCGCGACCTCTTCTTTCGCGATCTGCCGCGGTTGCTGAGGCCGGGTGATTTGTTGGTCTTCAACAACACGCGGGTGATGCGAGCCCGACTGCTCGGGCACAAGGATACCGGCGGTCGAGTCGAGATCCTGATCGAGCGCGTCCTCGGGGCCCGCGAGGCATTGGCCCAGGTCCGCGCAAGTAAGTCACTCAAGCCGGGGCGCTGGATCGATCTCGGCGCGGGCGTTCGCCTTCTCGTGCGCCGGCGCGAAGGCGATCTTTATCGCCTTGGACTGACCGAAGGCAGCTTTGCCGACCTTATGTCGGCGCAGGGCCACATTCCCTTGCCGCCCTATATCCAGCGTCCGGACGACGCTTCTGACGATGCGCGCTATCAAACCGTCTACGCTCGTCACAGCGGGGCTGTCGCCGCTCCGACGGCCGGCCTTCACTTCGACGAGGCCATGTTGGCCCGTCTGCGGGAGATGGGCGTCGCGTTCGCGGAGGTGACATTGCATGTCGGCGCAGGAACCTTCCAGCCGGTTCGCGTCGATGACCTCGATCGGCATGAGATGCACGCGGAATGGATCGACGTCAATGAAGAGGTCTGCCGTCAAGTCCATTCGACGCGCGCGGGTGGTGGGCGTATCGTCGCGGTCGGTACCACGAGCGTCCGGAGTCTCGAGAGCGCCGCGGCCGAAGGCGAGCTTCGCCCTTTTCGGGGCGACAGTCGTCTCTTTATTCGGCCGGGTTATCGGTTTCGGGTGGTGGACGCGATGATTACCAACTTCCACCTGCCAGAATCGACACTGCTGATGTTGGTTTCCGCCTTTTCAGGCTATCGTCCCGTGATGGATGCCTACCGCCATGCCGTGGAGGCTCGGTATCGGTTCTTCAGCTACGGCGATGCGATGTTTCTGAGCCGTAATGCCGAGGATACGGCGCAGGAGGATGCGATGCTCGACCAATCATCGAGCCGATGA
- a CDS encoding exo-beta-N-acetylmuramidase NamZ family protein — protein MVRLGIDRLLDDPALHGPLRGRRVALLGHPASMTAAGQHSLDALMALGDVNVTAAFGPQHGMRGDKQDNMVETEDTLDSRHGIPVFSLYGKVRYPTGAMLDHFDVLLVDLQDIGTRIYTYVTTLAYLIDACAAAGKTLRVLDRPNPAGRPIEGSILEAGWESFVGAGPLIMRHGLTFGELARWFVAYRGHDIDLEVIAMDGYRPEVGPGFGWPAMELPWINPSPNAASLNMARCFPGTVLLEGTTLSEGRGTTVSLEVVGAPDLDFERVLERMRTESADWTEGALIRPCWFEPTFHKHAGLLCSGLQIHTDYHGYRHDRFKPYRLIALLLKAVRSEYPDYPIWRDFPYEYETERLAIDLLSGGTFLRDWVDDPEARPGDLELRLSADEAQWAESTAEVRLY, from the coding sequence ATCGTGAGACTCGGCATCGATCGACTATTGGACGACCCCGCCCTTCATGGGCCGCTTCGAGGCCGCCGCGTGGCGTTGCTCGGCCACCCGGCATCCATGACCGCCGCCGGCCAACACAGCCTGGACGCGCTGATGGCGCTAGGCGACGTGAACGTGACCGCCGCCTTCGGCCCTCAACACGGAATGCGTGGCGACAAGCAAGACAACATGGTCGAGACGGAAGACACCCTGGATTCGCGACACGGTATCCCGGTCTTCAGCCTTTACGGCAAGGTACGCTATCCGACGGGTGCAATGCTCGATCACTTCGATGTCCTACTGGTGGATCTGCAGGACATCGGGACCCGCATCTATACCTACGTCACGACGCTTGCCTATCTGATCGACGCTTGCGCCGCGGCAGGCAAAACCCTCCGGGTCTTGGATCGACCCAACCCCGCCGGACGCCCGATCGAGGGCAGCATCCTGGAAGCAGGCTGGGAGAGCTTCGTCGGCGCAGGTCCGCTCATCATGCGTCACGGACTGACCTTCGGGGAGCTGGCCCGCTGGTTTGTCGCCTACCGCGGTCACGATATCGACCTCGAGGTGATCGCGATGGACGGTTACCGCCCCGAGGTCGGCCCCGGTTTCGGCTGGCCCGCCATGGAACTGCCCTGGATCAACCCCAGTCCCAACGCCGCGAGCCTCAATATGGCCCGCTGCTTCCCCGGCACCGTCCTGTTGGAAGGAACAACACTCTCCGAAGGGCGCGGCACCACGGTGTCGCTGGAGGTCGTCGGCGCGCCGGACCTGGACTTCGAGCGCGTACTCGAACGCATGCGCACCGAATCCGCGGATTGGACAGAGGGTGCCTTGATCCGCCCCTGCTGGTTCGAGCCGACCTTCCACAAGCATGCCGGGCTGCTCTGCTCGGGGCTGCAGATCCACACCGACTATCACGGCTACCGTCACGATCGCTTCAAGCCGTACCGACTGATTGCGCTTCTGTTGAAGGCCGTTCGATCCGAATACCCGGATTATCCGATCTGGCGCGACTTCCCCTACGAGTACGAGACCGAGCGTCTGGCCATCGACCTACTCTCGGGCGGTACCTTCCTGCGCGACTGGGTCGACGACCCGGAGGCCCGGCCCGGCGACCTGGAACTGCGTCTGAGTGCCGACGAGGCACAATGGGCCGAGTCGACAGCGGAGGTCCGGCTCTATTAG